From Venturia canescens isolate UGA chromosome 3, ASM1945775v1, whole genome shotgun sequence:
CCTCAATAACCGAGATCTTTGATAGATTTTATATCTAGACATTCGTCGATTGAGGCTTCGTGTCAGCTAATAAATTACCTATTTGACTTTCAATAATATTACTCGGAGTTTAAACAAATGAAATAGCATTTCATAAACTAATACATCGACATAcaacttttatcgattcatGCAGGAGCGGTAATCATATTCCTTGAGAATATTCATGCCCCAAAATACTGAGTTGAATatgcaaattcatttttatgctTCATCAAAGCCTTAATAAATTGGCAACAGTTTCCAGGCCGCACAACGCGAAAATTGCataataaaatctaaacaCAGGAGTAGCGAGAACATCGGAGCAAGTGAGTTTCAGCTGATTTCGCTTTCGTGAATTCGTGCGCAAAATACTCTTCCGATCTGCGGCTACTGCCTGGTGATAATTACAGAGGTGCCTTTCTCAGTATTTTTAGTCCTGCAACTGCGAATGAACTGGGAGTTTAGTTGGTAGCAGCCGCATAGCGGAAGAAGTATCGGAAGAGAAGGACTCAAAGATTTTGAAAACTCACGAGtgtggataaaaaaaagataaagagaCATTAGGAAAAGAGTAATTCATCCGATTTCTTGCTTCATCAGAGCCGcacaaacattaaaaaaaacaatgaatccTTGTTTGACTTCATACTGAATTCTTTCAGTTCCTTAAATAGCTAGGATACCGAGTGACTTTCTGATGTTTGAAGTTTCGGGCAGTGAGACGACCCATTTCCTGAGTCCTGTTAGGAGAACGGAGCTGGTAACTAGAACAGCCCCACCCACGGAGTATCTGTTGGGAATTTCATTGAAGAATAAAACCTGCCAGAAAAAGGCAAAGACAATATCAGCAGATCTAGCAATAGCGACAGGGCCGGCCTGTTCCATTTGTAGCGCCAATGTGAGTAAGATTTGTCCGCCGAAGCTGAAGAGAGCTAGCGCAACAACGAGGAGTCTGTCAGTACCGCAGCGTGGTAAGCAGAGAGCACCAATGGCCCAGGTGACCGTGATTGTTTGGATGAGAGCAAAAGATCCAAAATTCGTCATTATGACAGAAAAGTGAAGCCCTTTGAGAGCTCTCAGAAGTACATAGGCGTTGGCACCGAAGAGAGTTGCTGAAAATGCAGCAACGGCTCCCCAGAGGTCCGCTTGTTCTGTACGTACGTGGCTGTCTGAAAGGGACTCTACAGCATGACCAAATATCAGGGGAGGTCTGGTGATGAGGACAACGCCGACGAGGGTCAAACACACAGTTATAACGTTGAATAATCCGCACGGTTCCTTAAGAAATATTCTTGCAAATATTGCAACGAATACAGGCACAGAAAACACAACAACCGATGCGTCTGCTAAGGGCATATGCCGAAATGCGTAGAAACTTAACATGAGTCCCGTTGTACCGACAAAACTTCTCAATATCAACATTATTCTTCGACCTTTGGGAAATGGATCTTCGCCCTTCCAAATAACGATTGGTATCGCCGGTAATAATACACCGACGAATCTAAACGCTGCCAATTCCATCGGGTTCACTTCCACTAGTCCTTTCACTATCACACTgcacaacgaaaaaaaaagtgacgacAATGTCGCCAATACCAATCCCAAGTACGGACACGAACGACATTTCGACGTCTTCCTGGTCAAACGATAACTCGAGGAATTTTCGTACTCTACTTCGCAGTCAACGAGATGCTGCATCTCCAAGTGCTCCGACATTTTTCTGCACAAAAAACCAATGCACAAAACGTTGCTTATTTTaggttgtttttttaatttcattgtatcgataactattttattttatttcatatcaTAGTTGACATCGAGCTTCGTACTACTTTTGACTGATATTTACCTCGTTTTATTA
This genomic window contains:
- the LOC122407868 gene encoding solute carrier family 35 member G1 yields the protein MSEHLEMQHLVDCEVEYENSSSYRLTRKTSKCRSCPYLGLVLATLSSLFFSLCSVIVKGLVEVNPMELAAFRFVGVLLPAIPIVIWKGEDPFPKGRRIMLILRSFVGTTGLMLSFYAFRHMPLADASVVVFSVPVFVAIFARIFLKEPCGLFNVITVCLTLVGVVLITRPPLIFGHAVESLSDSHVRTEQADLWGAVAAFSATLFGANAYVLLRALKGLHFSVIMTNFGSFALIQTITVTWAIGALCLPRCGTDRLLVVALALFSFGGQILLTLALQMEQAGPVAIARSADIVFAFFWQVLFFNEIPNRYSVGGAVLVTSSVLLTGLRKWVVSLPETSNIRKSLGILAI